Proteins encoded by one window of Brevibacterium atlanticum:
- a CDS encoding ABC transporter substrate-binding protein: MRRSRFGTVIAGVCACLLVLAGCGTGEAESVRPGGDLVLARAEDATTLLPPTTTQNEDIWTLQQVYETLTLNRPDGTGVEPGLATDWKESKDKMSWTFHLREGVKFHSGKKLDADDVVFSLDYARDQDDDDNLWASEFDPIKDVKKVDSHTVRIDLKQPWGPLPSYMALFAASIYPDDFGGHDAEYMATHADGTGPFSVDSWKQGQSLKLKKNPDYWQKGVPSLDSATFNVVTEDNTRRLQLLGGQADINQEPAPLSMSQLSRSQDINASAFDSTKILYFNLNNTKKELDDPKLRRAMSYAIDRESVVKVVYAGYAEPATSFISPGLSGHSDEVDGSEFDMDKAKKLVKESDHPDGVDITIQIPSGVADRELLAQIAQQAWEDIGLSVHVQKLDDATLTTNRTKGDFQVQVSYATSDVSDTSQMINFLSVTDDSGIRSGYANPKVEKWAKQAVAEEDPDKQNELYAKIQQQVADDAPIVPVAYQKALYGVSKDVVGFRPYVLGTYGLKETKLKH, translated from the coding sequence ATGAGACGATCCCGTTTCGGCACCGTCATCGCAGGCGTCTGCGCGTGCCTGCTGGTCCTCGCCGGCTGCGGAACTGGAGAGGCGGAATCGGTCCGCCCCGGCGGCGATCTCGTCCTCGCGCGAGCCGAAGATGCGACGACTCTGCTGCCTCCGACGACGACGCAGAACGAGGACATCTGGACCCTACAACAGGTCTACGAAACACTCACGCTGAACAGACCGGACGGGACCGGAGTCGAACCGGGGCTGGCCACGGACTGGAAGGAATCGAAGGACAAGATGTCGTGGACCTTCCACCTCCGTGAAGGAGTGAAGTTCCACAGCGGTAAGAAGCTCGATGCCGACGATGTCGTCTTCTCTCTCGACTATGCCCGAGACCAGGACGATGACGACAACCTCTGGGCCTCAGAATTCGACCCCATCAAGGATGTGAAGAAGGTCGACAGCCACACCGTCCGGATCGATCTGAAGCAGCCCTGGGGCCCGCTGCCCAGTTATATGGCGCTCTTCGCGGCCTCGATCTATCCCGATGACTTCGGCGGACACGATGCCGAATACATGGCCACCCACGCCGACGGCACCGGGCCCTTCTCCGTGGACTCGTGGAAGCAGGGGCAGAGCCTCAAACTGAAGAAGAATCCCGACTACTGGCAGAAAGGGGTGCCGTCGCTCGACTCGGCGACCTTCAACGTCGTCACCGAGGACAACACCCGCCGACTGCAGCTGCTCGGCGGACAGGCCGACATCAATCAGGAGCCTGCCCCGCTGAGCATGAGCCAGCTGTCCCGATCACAGGACATCAACGCCTCGGCGTTCGACTCGACGAAGATCCTCTACTTCAATCTCAACAACACAAAGAAGGAACTCGACGACCCGAAGCTGCGCCGCGCCATGTCGTATGCCATCGACCGCGAGTCCGTGGTCAAGGTCGTCTATGCCGGCTATGCCGAACCCGCGACCTCGTTCATCTCCCCGGGACTGAGCGGGCACTCCGATGAGGTCGACGGCAGCGAATTCGATATGGACAAGGCGAAGAAGCTGGTCAAGGAGTCCGACCATCCCGACGGCGTGGACATCACGATCCAGATCCCCTCGGGCGTCGCGGACCGCGAACTCCTCGCCCAGATCGCGCAGCAGGCGTGGGAAGACATCGGACTGAGCGTCCATGTGCAGAAGCTCGACGATGCGACGCTGACGACGAACCGAACCAAGGGCGACTTCCAGGTCCAGGTCAGCTATGCGACTTCGGACGTCTCCGACACCTCGCAGATGATCAACTTCCTCTCCGTCACCGATGACTCGGGCATCCGTTCGGGCTATGCGAACCCGAAGGTCGAGAAGTGGGCGAAGCAGGCCGTGGCCGAGGAGGACCCCGATAAGCAGAACGAGCTGTACGCGAAGATCCAGCAGCAGGTCGCCGACGACGCCCCCATCGTCCCCGTCGCCTACCAGAAGGCCCTGTACGGGG
- a CDS encoding ABC transporter ATP-binding protein: MSREPILEVDSLTVDVDGLAGSRRILDDVSIRLEAGEPMGLVGESGSGKSMTLRSILGMLPPAATIVDGEIRFQGRNILTSGPGGRFDQRIRGTGISMVFQEPAIALNPVMKVGRQITDAVAEHRGLSKRAAHDLAVDLMDRVGIADAERRAANYPFQLSGGMRQRVMIAAALAQEPQVLLCDEPTTALDVTIQAQVLDLFRSMQQENDLGLLYVTHDLAVVAQLCQSISVMKDGRIIEHGVLQEVFDDPAEDYTRTLLSATPRIDGSASHSDTSREEAK, translated from the coding sequence ATGAGCCGCGAACCGATCCTCGAAGTGGACTCGTTGACCGTCGACGTCGACGGGCTGGCCGGTAGCCGCCGCATCCTCGACGACGTCTCGATCCGGCTCGAAGCCGGAGAGCCGATGGGACTGGTCGGAGAGTCCGGCTCGGGCAAGTCGATGACCCTGCGCAGCATCCTCGGCATGCTGCCGCCGGCGGCCACGATCGTCGACGGGGAGATCCGCTTCCAGGGACGCAACATCCTCACCTCCGGGCCGGGTGGGAGATTCGATCAGCGCATCCGCGGCACGGGCATCTCGATGGTGTTCCAGGAGCCGGCGATCGCGCTCAACCCGGTGATGAAGGTGGGCCGTCAGATCACTGACGCCGTCGCCGAGCACAGGGGCCTGTCGAAGCGGGCCGCGCACGACCTCGCCGTCGACCTCATGGATCGCGTCGGCATCGCCGATGCCGAACGCCGAGCCGCGAACTATCCGTTCCAGCTCTCCGGCGGCATGCGCCAGCGGGTGATGATCGCGGCCGCCTTGGCCCAGGAACCGCAGGTCCTGCTGTGCGACGAACCGACCACCGCATTGGACGTGACGATCCAGGCTCAGGTGCTCGACCTGTTTCGCAGCATGCAGCAGGAGAACGACCTCGGCCTCCTCTACGTCACCCATGATCTCGCGGTCGTCGCACAGCTGTGTCAGTCCATCAGCGTGATGAAGGACGGTCGGATCATCGAACACGGCGTGCTGCAGGAAGTCTTCGACGACCCGGCCGAGGACTATACGCGCACGTTGCTGAGTGCCACGCCGCGCATCGACGGTTCGGCGTCCCATTCGGACACCAGCCGGGAGGAGGCGAAGTGA
- a CDS encoding ABC transporter ATP-binding protein, with protein MSETPETGLRAENITVTFGRGDRAFTAVDDATVVVAPGEIVGLVGESGSGKSTVSRVICGLQREYSGRVSFAGGELSPKRTAAQWRVVQMVFQDPFASLDPRYTVRATLTEVIRHHRLATGRALRARCEELMEMVRLPVEFLDRTPTAMSGGQRQRVAIARALAVEPKVIVADEAVSALDVSVQAKIVALFARLREELGLSILFISHDLAVVRNLCERVYVIHNGVIVEENTTAEIFSAPQDEYTRTLLAAIPRFDSKFLDSASLDGADVDRVPAGGTAVSEGSAPPRRGDGQPPRRESTGSAENARSAVDASPNTETYRLRPRPTKGGRQ; from the coding sequence GTGAGCGAGACACCAGAGACCGGACTGCGGGCCGAGAACATCACGGTGACCTTCGGCCGCGGCGATCGTGCCTTCACCGCCGTCGACGATGCCACCGTGGTCGTGGCTCCCGGCGAGATCGTCGGGCTCGTCGGTGAGTCCGGCTCCGGAAAGTCGACCGTCTCCCGCGTCATCTGCGGGCTCCAACGCGAATACTCGGGCCGGGTGTCCTTCGCCGGCGGCGAGCTCAGTCCCAAACGCACCGCAGCTCAGTGGCGGGTCGTGCAGATGGTCTTCCAGGATCCCTTCGCATCCTTGGACCCGCGCTACACCGTCCGCGCCACCCTCACCGAGGTGATCCGCCACCATCGTCTGGCTACCGGCCGTGCTCTGCGGGCCAGGTGCGAAGAGCTCATGGAGATGGTGCGCCTGCCCGTCGAGTTCCTCGACCGCACTCCTACCGCCATGTCCGGCGGGCAGCGACAGCGGGTGGCGATCGCCCGCGCCTTGGCTGTGGAGCCGAAGGTCATCGTCGCTGACGAGGCGGTCTCCGCCCTCGATGTCAGCGTCCAGGCGAAGATCGTCGCACTCTTCGCCCGCCTGCGTGAGGAGTTGGGTCTGTCGATCCTCTTCATCTCCCACGATCTCGCCGTGGTCAGGAACCTGTGCGAGCGGGTCTACGTCATCCACAACGGCGTCATCGTCGAGGAGAACACGACCGCGGAGATCTTCTCCGCCCCACAGGACGAGTACACACGCACGCTGCTGGCCGCGATTCCGCGGTTCGACAGCAAGTTCCTCGACAGTGCGTCACTCGACGGTGCGGATGTCGACAGGGTCCCGGCTGGCGGCACTGCCGTCAGCGAGGGTTCAGCACCACCCCGGCGAGGGGACGGGCAACCGCCCCGACGGGAGAGCACAGGGTCAGCGGAGAACGCCAGGTCAGCTGTGGACGCAAGTCCCAACACCGAGACGTACCGGCTGCGACCGCGACCGACGAAAGGTGGGCGACAGTGA